From the Kogia breviceps isolate mKogBre1 chromosome 3, mKogBre1 haplotype 1, whole genome shotgun sequence genome, one window contains:
- the ANKRD16 gene encoding ankyrin repeat domain-containing protein 16 isoform X3: MAAPADPRRLCRLVQEGRLCALREELRAAGRAGCAGLARDTLLHFAARHGRREILAYLIEAWDLDIEAANRDYKRPLHEAASMGHRDCVRYLLGRGAAVDSLKKADWTPLMMACTRRNLEVVQDLVEHGANPLLKNKDGWNSFHIASREGDPLILQYLLAVCPAAWKTESKIGRTPLHTAAMHGCSEAVEVLLQRCQYEPDRRDKCGLTPFMDAIQCGHIDVARLLLEKHKACVSAEDSLGAQAIHRAAVTGQNEAIQFLVSELGINVDVRAASTHLTALHYAAKEGHVSTIQTLLSLGADINAKDERNRSDAVKWASSQCFLPSLSCTPRFGGGFSGDEVAVFLAV; encoded by the exons ATGGCAGCGCCCGCGGACCCAAGGCGGCTGTGCCGACTAGTTCAGGAAGGCCGGCTGTGTGCCCTGCGGGAGGAGCTAagggcggcggggcgcgccggcTGCGCGGGGCTGGCCAGGGACACCCTTCTGCATTTCGCCGCGCGCCACGGCCGCCGGGAAATCCTGGCCTATCTGATCGAGGCCTGGGACCTGGACATCGAGGCCGCCAACCGAGACTACAAGCGGCCTCTGCACGAGGCTGCCTCCATGGGCCACCGGGACTGCGTGCGGTACCTGCTGGGCCGAGGGGCCGCGGTCGACAGCCTGAAGAAGGCCGACTG GACTCCTCTGATGATGGCTTGCACAAGGAGGAATCTTGAGGTGGTCCAGGACCTCGTGGAGCACGGCGCCAATCCACTCCTGAAGAACAAAGATGGCTGGAACAGTTTCCACATTGCCAGCCGAGAAGGCGACCCTCTGATCCTCCAGTACCTGCTCGCTGTTTGCCCAGCTGCCTGGAAGACAGAGAGCAAAATCGGGAGAACACCGCTGCACACGGCAG CAATGCATGGCTGTTCAGAAGCAGTAGAGGTGCTTCTTCAGAG GTGCCAGTATGAACCGGACCGCAGAGACAAGTGTGGCCTCACACCCTTCATGGATGCCATTCAGTGCGGACACATCGACGTAGCCAGGCTGCTCCTCGAAAAACACAAG GCTTGCGTTTCTGCTGAGGACTCCCTGGGGGCCCAGGCCATCCACCGGGCAGCAGTCACTGGGCAGAATGAGGCCATCCAATTCTTGGTCTCTGAGCTTGGCATCAACGTAGATGTGAGAGCAGCCTCCACCCACCTCACAGCACTTCACTACGCAGCTAAG GAAGGACACGTAAGCACAATCCAGACACTCTTATCCTTGGGTGCCGACATCAACGCCAAGGACGAAAGAAATCGATCAG ATGCAGTGAAATGGGCCAGTAGCCAGTGTTTTctgccctccctctcctgcaCTCCCCGCTTTGGTGGTGGATTCTCCGGGGATGAGGTTGCTGTCTTCCTGGCTGTATGA
- the ANKRD16 gene encoding ankyrin repeat domain-containing protein 16 isoform X1 — protein MAAPADPRRLCRLVQEGRLCALREELRAAGRAGCAGLARDTLLHFAARHGRREILAYLIEAWDLDIEAANRDYKRPLHEAASMGHRDCVRYLLGRGAAVDSLKKADWTPLMMACTRRNLEVVQDLVEHGANPLLKNKDGWNSFHIASREGDPLILQYLLAVCPAAWKTESKIGRTPLHTAAMHGCSEAVEVLLQRCQYEPDRRDKCGLTPFMDAIQCGHIDVARLLLEKHKACVSAEDSLGAQAIHRAAVTGQNEAIQFLVSELGINVDVRAASTHLTALHYAAKEGHVSTIQTLLSLGADINAKDERNRSGEQDPGSWLTAHQKPSAPISNQNEKIVSAVFLSVTSFLLMVILLLTQRIHKTLKMSSVLFKVSCFSLTYYVVLDKSLKFSPIGFVTFKTICDQVRLKAKMF, from the exons ATGGCAGCGCCCGCGGACCCAAGGCGGCTGTGCCGACTAGTTCAGGAAGGCCGGCTGTGTGCCCTGCGGGAGGAGCTAagggcggcggggcgcgccggcTGCGCGGGGCTGGCCAGGGACACCCTTCTGCATTTCGCCGCGCGCCACGGCCGCCGGGAAATCCTGGCCTATCTGATCGAGGCCTGGGACCTGGACATCGAGGCCGCCAACCGAGACTACAAGCGGCCTCTGCACGAGGCTGCCTCCATGGGCCACCGGGACTGCGTGCGGTACCTGCTGGGCCGAGGGGCCGCGGTCGACAGCCTGAAGAAGGCCGACTG GACTCCTCTGATGATGGCTTGCACAAGGAGGAATCTTGAGGTGGTCCAGGACCTCGTGGAGCACGGCGCCAATCCACTCCTGAAGAACAAAGATGGCTGGAACAGTTTCCACATTGCCAGCCGAGAAGGCGACCCTCTGATCCTCCAGTACCTGCTCGCTGTTTGCCCAGCTGCCTGGAAGACAGAGAGCAAAATCGGGAGAACACCGCTGCACACGGCAG CAATGCATGGCTGTTCAGAAGCAGTAGAGGTGCTTCTTCAGAG GTGCCAGTATGAACCGGACCGCAGAGACAAGTGTGGCCTCACACCCTTCATGGATGCCATTCAGTGCGGACACATCGACGTAGCCAGGCTGCTCCTCGAAAAACACAAG GCTTGCGTTTCTGCTGAGGACTCCCTGGGGGCCCAGGCCATCCACCGGGCAGCAGTCACTGGGCAGAATGAGGCCATCCAATTCTTGGTCTCTGAGCTTGGCATCAACGTAGATGTGAGAGCAGCCTCCACCCACCTCACAGCACTTCACTACGCAGCTAAG GAAGGACACGTAAGCACAATCCAGACACTCTTATCCTTGGGTGCCGACATCAACGCCAAGGACGAAAGAAATCGATCAG GGGAGCAGGACCCAGGATCATGGCTCACAGCACATCAGAAACCCTCAGCGCCAATTTCTAACCAGAATGAGAAGATTGTGTCagcagtttttctttctgttacctCATTCTTACTCATGGTGATACTTTTACTTACACAGAGAATTCACAAAACTTTGAAAATGTCTTCTGTACTATTTAAAGTCTCCTGTTTCTCATTAACTTACTATGTTGTTCTAGACAAGTCTCTCAAATTCTCTCCGATTGGTTTCGTTACTTTTAAAACCATTTGTGACCAAGTCAGGttaaaagcaaaaatgttttga
- the ANKRD16 gene encoding ankyrin repeat domain-containing protein 16 isoform X2 produces the protein MAAPADPRRLCRLVQEGRLCALREELRAAGRAGCAGLARDTLLHFAARHGRREILAYLIEAWDLDIEAANRDYKRPLHEAASMGHRDCVRYLLGRGAAVDSLKKADWTPLMMACTRRNLEVVQDLVEHGANPLLKNKDGWNSFHIASREGDPLILQYLLAVCPAAWKTESKIGRTPLHTAAMHGCSEAVEVLLQRCQYEPDRRDKCGLTPFMDAIQCGHIDVARLLLEKHKACVSAEDSLGAQAIHRAAVTGQNEAIQFLVSELGINVDVRAASTHLTALHYAAKEGHVSTIQTLLSLGADINAKDERNRSALHLACAGQHAACVKFLLCSGLGDSLDMTGALAQQLTRSPDVLQCFNHSATAEGVSRGKQ, from the exons ATGGCAGCGCCCGCGGACCCAAGGCGGCTGTGCCGACTAGTTCAGGAAGGCCGGCTGTGTGCCCTGCGGGAGGAGCTAagggcggcggggcgcgccggcTGCGCGGGGCTGGCCAGGGACACCCTTCTGCATTTCGCCGCGCGCCACGGCCGCCGGGAAATCCTGGCCTATCTGATCGAGGCCTGGGACCTGGACATCGAGGCCGCCAACCGAGACTACAAGCGGCCTCTGCACGAGGCTGCCTCCATGGGCCACCGGGACTGCGTGCGGTACCTGCTGGGCCGAGGGGCCGCGGTCGACAGCCTGAAGAAGGCCGACTG GACTCCTCTGATGATGGCTTGCACAAGGAGGAATCTTGAGGTGGTCCAGGACCTCGTGGAGCACGGCGCCAATCCACTCCTGAAGAACAAAGATGGCTGGAACAGTTTCCACATTGCCAGCCGAGAAGGCGACCCTCTGATCCTCCAGTACCTGCTCGCTGTTTGCCCAGCTGCCTGGAAGACAGAGAGCAAAATCGGGAGAACACCGCTGCACACGGCAG CAATGCATGGCTGTTCAGAAGCAGTAGAGGTGCTTCTTCAGAG GTGCCAGTATGAACCGGACCGCAGAGACAAGTGTGGCCTCACACCCTTCATGGATGCCATTCAGTGCGGACACATCGACGTAGCCAGGCTGCTCCTCGAAAAACACAAG GCTTGCGTTTCTGCTGAGGACTCCCTGGGGGCCCAGGCCATCCACCGGGCAGCAGTCACTGGGCAGAATGAGGCCATCCAATTCTTGGTCTCTGAGCTTGGCATCAACGTAGATGTGAGAGCAGCCTCCACCCACCTCACAGCACTTCACTACGCAGCTAAG GAAGGACACGTAAGCACAATCCAGACACTCTTATCCTTGGGTGCCGACATCAACGCCAAGGACGAAAGAAATCGATCAG CCCTGCACCTGGCCTGCGCGGGGCAGCATGCGGCCTGCGTCAAGTTCCTCCTGTGCTCTGGGCTCGGGGACTCTCTGGACATGACGGGCGCCCTGGCTCAGCAGCTCACTCGGAGTCCGGACGTCCTTCAGTGCTTCAACCACAGCGCAACAGCTGAGGGCGTTTCCAGAGGAAAACAGTGA
- the ANKRD16 gene encoding ankyrin repeat domain-containing protein 16 isoform X4, whose protein sequence is MAAPADPRRLCRLVQEGRLCALREELRAAGRAGCAGLARDTLLHFAARHGRREILAYLIEAWDLDIEAANRDYKRPLHEAASMGHRDCVRYLLGRGAAVDSLKKADWTPLMMACTRRNLEVVQDLVEHGANPLLKNKDGWNSFHIASREGDPLILQYLLAVCPAAWKTESKIGRTPLHTAAMHGCSEAVEVLLQRCQYEPDRRDKCGLTPFMDAIQCGHIDVARLLLEKHKACVSAEDSLGAQAIHRAAVTGQNEAIQFLVSELGINVDVRAASTHLTALHYAAKEGHVSTIQTLLSLGADINAKDERNRSGFSLALQWFNFRLQSLEGNAGICLHRHLQGMETIL, encoded by the exons ATGGCAGCGCCCGCGGACCCAAGGCGGCTGTGCCGACTAGTTCAGGAAGGCCGGCTGTGTGCCCTGCGGGAGGAGCTAagggcggcggggcgcgccggcTGCGCGGGGCTGGCCAGGGACACCCTTCTGCATTTCGCCGCGCGCCACGGCCGCCGGGAAATCCTGGCCTATCTGATCGAGGCCTGGGACCTGGACATCGAGGCCGCCAACCGAGACTACAAGCGGCCTCTGCACGAGGCTGCCTCCATGGGCCACCGGGACTGCGTGCGGTACCTGCTGGGCCGAGGGGCCGCGGTCGACAGCCTGAAGAAGGCCGACTG GACTCCTCTGATGATGGCTTGCACAAGGAGGAATCTTGAGGTGGTCCAGGACCTCGTGGAGCACGGCGCCAATCCACTCCTGAAGAACAAAGATGGCTGGAACAGTTTCCACATTGCCAGCCGAGAAGGCGACCCTCTGATCCTCCAGTACCTGCTCGCTGTTTGCCCAGCTGCCTGGAAGACAGAGAGCAAAATCGGGAGAACACCGCTGCACACGGCAG CAATGCATGGCTGTTCAGAAGCAGTAGAGGTGCTTCTTCAGAG GTGCCAGTATGAACCGGACCGCAGAGACAAGTGTGGCCTCACACCCTTCATGGATGCCATTCAGTGCGGACACATCGACGTAGCCAGGCTGCTCCTCGAAAAACACAAG GCTTGCGTTTCTGCTGAGGACTCCCTGGGGGCCCAGGCCATCCACCGGGCAGCAGTCACTGGGCAGAATGAGGCCATCCAATTCTTGGTCTCTGAGCTTGGCATCAACGTAGATGTGAGAGCAGCCTCCACCCACCTCACAGCACTTCACTACGCAGCTAAG GAAGGACACGTAAGCACAATCCAGACACTCTTATCCTTGGGTGCCGACATCAACGCCAAGGACGAAAGAAATCGATCAG GCTTTTCATTGGCATTGCAATGGTTTAATTTTCGGCTTCAAAGCCTGGAAGGAAATGCTGGGATCTGTTTACATAGACATTTACAAGGAATGGAAACGATTCTATAG